CACGCATCGCGTGCGTTAGGCGGAGGTGCCGCATGAGTCTCTGGTCCCTGTTCCAGGTGGCCTCCCAAGTGGGGGGAGAGATCCTCGGCGACGGCGCGGTGAGGCCCTCGTCCCTCTCCCTGGATACCCGGACGATCCAGCCTGGCGCCTGCTTCGTCGCCCTGCGGGCCGAGCGGGATGGCCATGCTTTCTGCGCCCAGGCGGTCGAGAGGGGCGCCGCGGCCCTGCTGGTGGATCATCCTCTGGACAGCGGGTGTCCACAGCTGGTGGTGCCCGATACGCTGGCGGCCCTCCAGCGGTGGGGCCAGGTGCGGCTGGCGGCCGTGCGCCCCCGGGCCGTGTTCGGCGTGACCGGCAGCGTGGGCAAGACCAGCACCAAGGAGCTGCTGGCGGCGGCCGTGGGGGGCTGGAAGACACCGGGCAATCGCAACAACACCCTGGGGCTGCCCGAGGCCCTGGCGACCCTGCCGGAGGGCCTGGGCGCCGCGGTGCTTGAGATGGGCATGAGCACACCCGGCGAGATCCGCCGCCTGACGGAAATCGTCCCGCTGGATTTCGGACTCATCACCCTGGTCGGCACAGCCCACATCGAGAACTTCGCCAAGGGCCAACAAGGCATTGCGGAGGCCAAGGGCGAGCTGGTGGCGGGCCTGGTGCCGGGAGGCGCCTGGGCCTACCTGGCGGCGGACGAGTGGTGTCGCTGGATCGCCGGGCAGCCCTGGGCCCGCCATGCCGAGGCCCTCCCCGTGGGCCAGGGGCAGGCCTACGGCTGGGAAGGGGTCGAATCCCTGGGCGCCGCCGGCGAGGCCTTCCGCCTGCGGACGCCCATGGGCGAACTCCCGGTGAGGATCCAGCTGCCAGGGGAACACCAGGTTCGGAATGCGGCGCTCGCCGCCACCCTCGCGCTCCGAGCCGGGTTCGATCCGGAGCGTGTCGTGGCGGGCCTGGGAGCCGTCCTGCCCGAGCCCGGCCGGGGGCGTCTCCTCCCGCTCGCCGGGGGCGGCTGCATCCTGGACGAGACCTACAACGCCAGCTTCGATTCCATCCTCGCCTGCGCCCGGGCCCTTCTGCAGCTGCCGGGTGGCGAGGCCCTGGCTGTGCTGGGCTCCATGCGCGAACTGGGTCCCGAGGCGCTGCGCATCCACCGGGAGACCGGCGTGGCCCTGAAGGCCCAGGGCCTTTCCCGCCTCTGGGCTTATGGTGATTTCGCGGCCGCCTACGCCGAGGGCTTCGGGCCTGGGGCCCGGGCCTTCCCGGATTTCGAGGCTTTGCGCGACGGGGCCGGCGGACTCTCCGCAATCCCGCCGGGAGCCCGTATCCTGGTGAAGGGAAGCCGATTCTGGCGGGCCGAGCGCGCCGTGGAATTCCTTCTGCAATCCTCTGCCCTCAGTCCCCAGTCCTCAGGCTCTTGAACGGATCCCCATGCTTCCCTGGCTGCTCTATCCCTTCCGCGACCTGGTTCCGGGCTTCTCCGTCTTCCGCTATGTGACCTTCCGGACGGCCATGGCGGCGGCCACGGCCATGGTGTTGAGCCTGCTCCTGGGCCCCTGGGTCATCCGCACCCTGACGGCCCTGAAGATGGGCCAGCACATCCGTGATGTCGGCCCCGAGCACCACCAGAAGAAGGCGGGCACGCCCACCATGGGCGGCATCCTCATCCTGCTGGTGATCACCGTATCCACGCTGCTTTGGTGCGATCTCAAGAACGGCGCCATCTGGGTGGCCCTCATGGCCCTGCTGGGCTTCGGCACCGTGGGCGCCTTCGACGATGCCCAGAAGCTGCTCAAGAAGCAGAACCTGGGCCTCAGCAGCTGGCAGAAGATGGCCCTGCTCACCGGCATCTCGCTGGTAGTGGCGTGGCTCATCCTGCATTTCGGCCTGCGGGGTACGGCCACCAGCCAGCTGTCCGTGCCCTTCTTCAAGAATTTCCGGCCGGATGTGGGCATCTTCCTGATTCCCTGGATCTGGCTGGTGATGGTGGGCACGAGCAACGCCGTGAACCTCACGGATGGCCTGGACGGGCTGGCCACGGGCGGCACGCTCATCGTGTCGCTCACCTACGCGATCCTGGCCTATGTGGTGGGCCATGTGAAGATCGCCGCCTACCTGGTGGTGCCTCATGTTCCGGGCGGTGCCGAACTATCGGTGTTCATGGGGGCCATGGCCGGGGCCTGCCTGGGCTTCCTCTGGTACAACGCCCACCCCGCGGAAGTCTTCATGGGGGATACGGGCTCTCTGGGCCTGGGCGGCGCGCTGGGTACGGTGGCCGTCATCATCAAGCAGGAGGTGCTGCTGGTGATCGCCGGCGGTCTCTTCGTGGTGGAGGCCGTGAGCGTGATCCTGCAGGTGGGCAGCTTCAAGCTGCGGGGCGGCAAGCGCATCTTCCGCATGGCGCCCTTCCACCACCACCTCGAGCTGGGCGGGCTGCAGGAAACGAAAGTGGTGATCCGCATGTGGATCACCGCCATCGTCTGCTCGATCCTGGCCCTCAGCTCTCTGAAGCTGCGATAGGCCCAGCGATCGGCCTGGGCCGGGTCGGCCAGGGCTGGCCCAGGATGAAGCCCTGGCCCCAAGGCACATCGGCATCCATGACGGATTCAAGTTCCTCGAGCGTTTCGATGCCCTCGGCGATGAAGCCGATGCACATGCGCTGGGCGAAGTGGGAGAGGGCGTTGAGCAGCGCGGCCTGGTAGGGGCGGCGGTGGACCTGCTCCACGAGGCTGCGGTCGGCCTTGATGAAGTCCGGGGCCAGGCGGGCCATGTGGGTGAGGCTGGCCACGCCGGCCCCCAGGTCGTCCACCGCCAGGCGCAGGCCGGCGTCGCGCAGCTTCTGGGCATAGCGCTGGAGCGCCGCCAGATCATGCACGCCCTGGGATTCGGTGAACTCCATCACCACGCGCTCCACGGGGAAGGGCAGGGCCTCCAGCCAGCGCGGGAGGCAGTCCCAGAACCCGGGGGCCTCCAGGCTCACCGGCTCGAGGTTCACGAAATGCAGGAAGTCGCCTTCGCCGTGGCGGGCGAGGGCGGCGAAGGTGGCGTCGAGGAAGCGCAGGTCCAGGGCCAGGCGGTCCGCCGGAGCCAGGCCCGGGTCCTGGAGGATCGGGCCCACGGGGTGGGTCACGCCCGCCGCATCCAGGTGCCGGGCCAGGTACTCCTGGGCCATCATGCGGTTGTCCCGGAGCCGGTACATGGGCTGGACATGGGGCACGATGGCGCCCTCGCCGCTCAGCAGATGTTCCAGGATGCCCTTCTGCATGACCGCTCCATACAAGGGCCGGAAGGGCAGTGTACCCCATGGCGGGCCGTCCCCCGTTACGCTGGAGCGGGAGGCTGCATGAGGACAGTGGTCATGGGGGCAGGGCGCTCGGGCCTGGCGGCGGCCCGTTTCCTGGCGGCGGCCGGGCGGCCGGTGGTGGTCACGGACAGCCGCTCCGAGCCCAGCCCTGAGTTGGAGCTCGCCCTGGCGAAGGCGGGCATTCCCGGCGTCTGGGGGAGCCATCCCGAAGCCCTGCTGGAGCGCTGCGGCGAGCTCGTCATCAGTCCCGGCATTCCCCGCAGCGCGCCCTTCGTGGCCGAGGCCCTGGTCCGGGGTATCCCCGTGATCGGGGAGGTGGAACTGGCCCATCGCGTCCTCCGCGCCCGGAATGACGGGAGCCTCGTGCTCGCCGTGACGGGCACCAACGGCAAGAGCACCACCACGGATCTGGCGGCGCACCTGCTGGGGACCGCGGGGACGCCCTCGGTGGCCTGCGGCAACCTGGGCACCCCCGTGATCGAAGCCGTCGCGGCCGGCCTTCCCGGCACGGTCTATGTGGTGGAGCTGAGCAGCTACCAGCTCGAATCCCTGGCGGCGTTCCATGCGGAGGGCGCCGCCTTCCTCAACCTCACGCCCGACCACCTCGCGCGTCACGGCACCCTCGAGGCCTACCGCCGGGCCAAGCTGCGGATCTTCGAACGGCAGGGCGCCGGAGATCTCCGCGTGGTGCCCGCCGCCCACTCCGAGTGGTGGGAGGACGCCCCGGGGACGGGGCGCGCGGCCCGATTCGGCTGGACGCCCTGCGAAGCCTGGTGTGACGGGGAAGGCCGCTTGACCCTTCATGGAGAGGCGCTCCTGCACCGCGATGAGCTGCGCATTCCAGGCGACCACAATGTGGAGAACGCCCTGGCCGCGGCGCTGCTGGCCCGGCACGGCGGCGCCAGCCTGGAGGCCATCCGCGAGGGCCTGCGGAGCTACCCCGGCCTGGCCCACCGCATCGCCTTCTGCGGGGAGAAGGGCGGCGTCCGCGCCTACAACGACTCCAAGGGTACCAATGTGGACGCCACGGTCACGGCCATCAAAGCGCTGCCGGGTCCCCTGGTGCTGCTGCTGGGTGGCACGGACAAGGGTGCCAGCTACGAGCCCCTCCGCGCGGCGCTCGAGGGCAAGCTGCGACGCCTCGTCTTCCTCGGGGAGGCCATTCCCCAGCTCACCCGCGATCTCGGCGATCTGCCCCACGAGGTGGTGCCGGCCTTCGACAATGCCGTCCACGCGGCTTTGGCCCTGGCCCGGCCCGGCGACCAGGTGCTCCTCAGCCCGGCCTGCGCCAGCTTCGACCAGTTCGACAACTTCGAGCAGCGGGGTGAGCGATTTGAAGCCCTGATCGGGGCCTGGCTCGAGTAAAATTACTGTTGGATCGTCTTTGACCGACTGAACGGGCCTCCTTCCCGGAACCATCGCTGTGATCCATGCGTTCAGGGCTCCCGAGGGGCCCTGGAACCCGTTTCCGCTGTCCGCCTGGAGAGCCCATGCACGACCTCGCCCAAATCGCTTCCGACCTGCGCGCCATGCTGGGCGCCGATGCCGTCTTGACTGAGGCGGAGGATCTCGTCCGCTACGAGTCGGGCTGGCGGTACGGGAAAGGCAAGGCCCTGCTGGCGGCCCGCCCTGGCACCACGGCCGAGGTGTCGAAGCTCATGGCCTACTGCCAGGCGCGCGGGATCCGGGTGATGCCTCAGGGGGCCAATACCGGGCTGGTGGGTGCATCCAACCCGGACGCCAGCGGCCGGATGCTGGTGCTCAGCCTGGAGCGCCTGAACAAGCGTCTGGAGATCGATCCGATCAACCGCACCGCGGTGGTGGATGGCGGCCTGCTGCTCAGCACGCTCAATGAGGCCCTTTCCGTGCACGGCCTGACTTTCCCCATCGACCTCGGGGCGGATCCCACCATCGGCGGCATGATCGCCACCAACACCGGTGGCACGCGCCTCCTGAAATACGGGGATGTGCGCCACAACCTGCAGGGCGTGGAGGTCGTGCTGGCCGACGGCACGGTGGTCGATGCGCTGAACCACCTGCGGAAGAACAACACGGGCCTGGACCTCAAGCAGCTCTTCGTGGGTACCAGCGGCGTTTATGGCGTGATCACCGGGGCGGTGCTGCAGGTGGTGCCCGTGCCCCGCCAGCATGCGGTGGCCTTGGTGGGCTGCGTCTCAGGTGGGGCCGTGCTGGCCCTGATGCAGGTCCTGGAGCGCGAGCTTGCGGATGTCTTCACGGCCTACGAAGTCATCAGCGCCAACGCGCTGAATCCGGTGTTCAGGCACCACGAGGATATCCGCAATCCCTACGGCAGCAGCCAACCTCCCGCCTACACGGCGCTGGTGGAGCTGTCATCCACCTTGCCCGACACCGCCTTGAACTTGCCCGAGGTCCTGGAGGAGCGCCTGGGCGCCTTCCTGGAAAGCGAGGCGGGCGAAGGGGTCACGGATGTGTTCATGGGCAAGCCCGAGGAATTCTGGGCCATCCGCCACCACATCAGCGAGAGCCTGCGCAACGAAGGCAAAGTGCTGGCCTTCGACATCAGCGTGCCCCGCAGCCGCATGGCGGCTTTCACCGATGCGGCTGTGGCCCTCCTGGCCAAGGATTACCCCTTCGTCCGGGCCTGCGACTTCGGCCATTGGGGCGATGGGGGCACGCACCTCAACCTGGTCTGGATGGAAGCGGAATCCCCGCGCCCGACGGCGGAGATCGTCGAGGAACTGCAGGCCCGGATCTACGAACTGGCAGTGCGCGGTTTCGACGGCTCATACAGCGCCGAGCATGGCGTCGGACCCCATAACCAGAGGTTCTACGACGCCTATACGCCGGAGCCAGTGAAGGGCGTAAATCATGCGCTCAAGCAGCACCTCGATGCCAGGAATCTGTTGGGCACCACGCGCCTGGACTGAACGGCCTTCTGAAAGGAATGACCCATGGGTGGCAAGAAGTGGCTCTACCTGGTGCTGGCTTTCGCCTGTCTGGCGGGAATCCTGTGGTTCATGCCCACCTCGGCGGCGCTGAAGCCCGCGGCGAAGGCCTCGCTGGCCATCGCGGTCTTCGCCATCATCGTCTGGGTCACGCAGGCCCTGGATGATGCCCTGAGCGCCCTCGTCATCGTATTCCTGCTCGCGGCACTGAAGGCCACGGACCTCACGGGATCTTTCGCTGGCTATTCCAACACGGCGTTGTGGCTCATCGTCATCGGCTTCATCATGGCGGCCTGCATGGAGAAATCAGGGCTGTCCAAGCGCATCGCGCTGTTCCTGGTGAACGCGGCGGGCGGCTCGGCCATCAAGGTCTACTGGGCCGTGGCGCTGGTCATGGCGGTGCTGAGTTTCCTGGTGCCCTCCATCACCGCCCGCACGCTGTTGATGCTGCCGATCATCCTCGGCGTGGGCCAGGCCTTCGGGACCAAGCCCGGCGAGAGCAACATCGTCAAGGCGCTGCTCTTCATCGTGGCCATGAGCGGCACGATGATGAGCATCGGCGTCCTCACCGCCCATGTGGGCAATCCCATCACGGCAGGCCTCATCCAGACCGCCACGAAGAGCACCATCTCCTGGTCCCAGTGGCTCAAGGTGGGCGCCCCGCCGGCCTTCATCCTGGCCTTCGTGTCGGTGTATGTGATCCAGCTGATGTGGCCGCCCGAGTTCAAGAACCTGGGCAAGGGGCAGGACTTCGTCCGCACCGAGCTGGCCGCCCTGGGCAAGTTCAGCGGCATGGAGGCCTACACTCTGGCCGTCTTCCTGCTCACCCTGGTCCTCTGGGCCACGGACTCCTTCCACAAGATCAATGTGGTGATCATCGGCATGCTGTCCGTGATCCTGCTGCTCTGGCCCAGCAAGGGCGTGATGACCTGGAAGGAAGCTCAGCAGAAGGTACCTTGGAATGTCTTCGTGCTGTACGGTGCGGGTCTGTCGATGGGGACGGCGCTGGCCAGCTCCGGTGCGGCGAAATGGCTGGCGGGCACCATGCTCTCCCCCATCGTCACCATGCCCCACGCGGTTCAGATGGTGATCCTCATCTGGTTCATCACCGGCCTGCAGATTTTCTTCACGGGTGGAGGCCCGAAGACCACGGCCCTGACGCCGATCATCATCGCCCACGCCGTGGCCATCGGCGCAAATCCCCTGGGCTTCGCCCTCATTCTCGGGATGAACATGCAGCATCAGTATCTCCTGCCGGTGAGCAACATGCCCAACGCCGTGGCCATGGGCACCGGTCATGTCACGACCAAGGAGCTGATGAAGACCGGCGCCGTGATGAGCGTGCTGGCCGCCGCCTTCATGACCGGCGTGGTCTTCACCTACTGGAAGTGGCTGGGACTCGTCCAGTGATCGCCACCGTCAAGATCTGGCGGTAGATTCAAGGGTCGTTCGGAGGCTTCATGCGCCCTTCCATCCTTGCCCTGCTGATCGCGGCGCCCCTGAC
The window above is part of the Geothrix sp. genome. Proteins encoded here:
- the murF gene encoding UDP-N-acetylmuramoyl-tripeptide--D-alanyl-D-alanine ligase, coding for MSLWSLFQVASQVGGEILGDGAVRPSSLSLDTRTIQPGACFVALRAERDGHAFCAQAVERGAAALLVDHPLDSGCPQLVVPDTLAALQRWGQVRLAAVRPRAVFGVTGSVGKTSTKELLAAAVGGWKTPGNRNNTLGLPEALATLPEGLGAAVLEMGMSTPGEIRRLTEIVPLDFGLITLVGTAHIENFAKGQQGIAEAKGELVAGLVPGGAWAYLAADEWCRWIAGQPWARHAEALPVGQGQAYGWEGVESLGAAGEAFRLRTPMGELPVRIQLPGEHQVRNAALAATLALRAGFDPERVVAGLGAVLPEPGRGRLLPLAGGGCILDETYNASFDSILACARALLQLPGGEALAVLGSMRELGPEALRIHRETGVALKAQGLSRLWAYGDFAAAYAEGFGPGARAFPDFEALRDGAGGLSAIPPGARILVKGSRFWRAERAVEFLLQSSALSPQSSGS
- the mraY gene encoding phospho-N-acetylmuramoyl-pentapeptide-transferase translates to MLPWLLYPFRDLVPGFSVFRYVTFRTAMAAATAMVLSLLLGPWVIRTLTALKMGQHIRDVGPEHHQKKAGTPTMGGILILLVITVSTLLWCDLKNGAIWVALMALLGFGTVGAFDDAQKLLKKQNLGLSSWQKMALLTGISLVVAWLILHFGLRGTATSQLSVPFFKNFRPDVGIFLIPWIWLVMVGTSNAVNLTDGLDGLATGGTLIVSLTYAILAYVVGHVKIAAYLVVPHVPGGAELSVFMGAMAGACLGFLWYNAHPAEVFMGDTGSLGLGGALGTVAVIIKQEVLLVIAGGLFVVEAVSVILQVGSFKLRGGKRIFRMAPFHHHLELGGLQETKVVIRMWITAIVCSILALSSLKLR
- a CDS encoding EAL domain-containing protein, with translation MQKGILEHLLSGEGAIVPHVQPMYRLRDNRMMAQEYLARHLDAAGVTHPVGPILQDPGLAPADRLALDLRFLDATFAALARHGEGDFLHFVNLEPVSLEAPGFWDCLPRWLEALPFPVERVVMEFTESQGVHDLAALQRYAQKLRDAGLRLAVDDLGAGVASLTHMARLAPDFIKADRSLVEQVHRRPYQAALLNALSHFAQRMCIGFIAEGIETLEELESVMDADVPWGQGFILGQPWPTRPRPIAGPIAASES
- the murD gene encoding UDP-N-acetylmuramoyl-L-alanine--D-glutamate ligase, whose product is MRTVVMGAGRSGLAAARFLAAAGRPVVVTDSRSEPSPELELALAKAGIPGVWGSHPEALLERCGELVISPGIPRSAPFVAEALVRGIPVIGEVELAHRVLRARNDGSLVLAVTGTNGKSTTTDLAAHLLGTAGTPSVACGNLGTPVIEAVAAGLPGTVYVVELSSYQLESLAAFHAEGAAFLNLTPDHLARHGTLEAYRRAKLRIFERQGAGDLRVVPAAHSEWWEDAPGTGRAARFGWTPCEAWCDGEGRLTLHGEALLHRDELRIPGDHNVENALAAALLARHGGASLEAIREGLRSYPGLAHRIAFCGEKGGVRAYNDSKGTNVDATVTAIKALPGPLVLLLGGTDKGASYEPLRAALEGKLRRLVFLGEAIPQLTRDLGDLPHEVVPAFDNAVHAALALARPGDQVLLSPACASFDQFDNFEQRGERFEALIGAWLE
- a CDS encoding FAD-binding oxidoreductase, whose protein sequence is MHDLAQIASDLRAMLGADAVLTEAEDLVRYESGWRYGKGKALLAARPGTTAEVSKLMAYCQARGIRVMPQGANTGLVGASNPDASGRMLVLSLERLNKRLEIDPINRTAVVDGGLLLSTLNEALSVHGLTFPIDLGADPTIGGMIATNTGGTRLLKYGDVRHNLQGVEVVLADGTVVDALNHLRKNNTGLDLKQLFVGTSGVYGVITGAVLQVVPVPRQHAVALVGCVSGGAVLALMQVLERELADVFTAYEVISANALNPVFRHHEDIRNPYGSSQPPAYTALVELSSTLPDTALNLPEVLEERLGAFLESEAGEGVTDVFMGKPEEFWAIRHHISESLRNEGKVLAFDISVPRSRMAAFTDAAVALLAKDYPFVRACDFGHWGDGGTHLNLVWMEAESPRPTAEIVEELQARIYELAVRGFDGSYSAEHGVGPHNQRFYDAYTPEPVKGVNHALKQHLDARNLLGTTRLD
- a CDS encoding DASS family sodium-coupled anion symporter, which encodes MGGKKWLYLVLAFACLAGILWFMPTSAALKPAAKASLAIAVFAIIVWVTQALDDALSALVIVFLLAALKATDLTGSFAGYSNTALWLIVIGFIMAACMEKSGLSKRIALFLVNAAGGSAIKVYWAVALVMAVLSFLVPSITARTLLMLPIILGVGQAFGTKPGESNIVKALLFIVAMSGTMMSIGVLTAHVGNPITAGLIQTATKSTISWSQWLKVGAPPAFILAFVSVYVIQLMWPPEFKNLGKGQDFVRTELAALGKFSGMEAYTLAVFLLTLVLWATDSFHKINVVIIGMLSVILLLWPSKGVMTWKEAQQKVPWNVFVLYGAGLSMGTALASSGAAKWLAGTMLSPIVTMPHAVQMVILIWFITGLQIFFTGGGPKTTALTPIIIAHAVAIGANPLGFALILGMNMQHQYLLPVSNMPNAVAMGTGHVTTKELMKTGAVMSVLAAAFMTGVVFTYWKWLGLVQ